The Alphaproteobacteria bacterium US3C007 genomic interval GGTATTTGACGATTCACCTTCCGTCAGTTTTTTTTGCTCTGGGTTGTCGCCATGATCGGCGCCCGCCCCCGATGTCAAAAGCTCTGAGAACTTCGCAAAAAGCGCAGCACCTTTCGAGCCGACAAGAGGCTCTTCAGGCGTGGCTGACAGCAATTTATCAATTGCGCTTGAAGATATATTGGCAATGCTCATATGATGGCGACCCTGAATTTCCTATCACAAACCTAGCAATTTATGTGCCAAATAACGGCGCAAAGGTATAAACGGGCCATCGGAACGTGTGCCTTTATAGCTTAAACGCACGGCGATCAGCTGCGCCTTACTGCCGACGGATAGGTGGTTTTTTTATCAGCCTCACGCTCTGCATACTGATGTATAAGCTGTTTTGCTTCCGCAATCAGGCGGTCAATTTTTTGACGTTTCAACGAATCTTGCCGCGTAACCGCAGCCAAATTATCGATTTCCGTTTGAATAAATTCAATTCTATTCGCCACCATTTCAAGTTGTTCAGCCAATTTAGAAGAATAAAATCGTGCAGCGCGAAATTGGCTGGGCGTGTCATAAAATGGCTCTTCAGAACCTGCTTGTAATTCGCGAATACGGGCCAAAAGCCCCTCTAAATCTGACATTTGGGATCGCTGATCCGCCAGAGCCTTTTTTATTTTTAAGGACGCGGCAAGGTTCTTTCTCGACATCTTTTCCAAGATTTTTTTTTTGCGGTCTGGGCGCATTTATGTCCCCCCCAACAAAGCCTTCAACGCAGCCACTGTATCCGCAACGGACACATTATCCTGTGGGTTTTGTTTCAAGAAATTCACGATATCTGGCCAGATTTTATACGCGATATCCAGATCAACATCCTGCCCAGCGGCATATCCACCCATCAAGATTAAATCCCGGTTCTCATTATAAATATTGATCAGTTTCTTCAGTTTATTCGACAAAGCAAGATGCTCAGCATTCACAACATCCGACATCACACGGCTGATCGATTGAGACACATCAATCGCGGGGTAAATCCCCAAATTGGCATAGTCACGATTCAAAACAATGTGACCATCCAAAATCGCGCGCGCGGTATCCACCACCGGATCATTCGTATCATCCCCGTCAGCCAAAACAGTATAAATACCTGTTATTGAACCTTTTTCTGTAACGCTGCCCATACCTGCACGTTCGATCAAGCCCGATATAAGCGCAATAACCGATGCCGGATATCCTTTGGATGTGGGCAATTCGCCCAGCGCCAATCCTATTTCGCGCCGCGCATGCGCCACGCGAGTCAAGGAATCCATAATCAGTAGAACATTTTTACCCTTGCTGCGAAAATACTCGGCAATCGCGGTTGCTCGATTGGCCCCGCGAATACGCAAAAGCGGCGAGCGGTCTGCAGGGACGGCAATCGCACAAAGCTTTTTTCGGGTTTTTTCATCAAAAACTCGGTCTACAAATTCCAAAACTTCGCGCGAGCGTTCTCCGATCAACCCCACCACGATCACATCTGCATCGCTGTGCTTGGTCATCATGCTCAGCAAGACGGATTTGCCAACACCAGAACCGGCAATGATGCCGGCCCTTTGACCTTTCGCCAACGTCAATAAACCGTTTATCGATTTCACACCCACGTTCAACACCGTTGATATATGGCGTCGATCCAATGGATTCATGGATTTTCCATGCAGCGGCCAGCTGTCTTTTCCAATCGGTGCGGCGCGATTATCAAGCGGTGCGCCCATCGCGTCAAACACCCGGCCAAGATAATCATCACCCACAGATATCGATTGGCCTTCTTCTACCAGGGTTACTTTATCGCCTGCCTTAACGCCCGCTCCAAGATCAAACACCACAAGTTGGTTGAGGCCTTCTTTGAAGCTGATAACCTCTGCAAACACTTCATTGCCAGCACCTATCTCGATTTTACAAATCGACCCCACACGGGCTGGAAACCCATCGCAATGCGCTGTTAAGCCGTCAAATTTAACAACTTTTCCCGACATTTGGGCGTTTTTGCTCGGTTGCAGCCGACGATCCAGATCGCGCAAAAGCTCATTGGTGAAATCATTCATCGACGCTCTGCTTTTCAAAATCTGAGAACGGTGTGTCGCGAATTTCAACACCGCCCACTTTTACGATCACATCTCCGCGCTTCAACTCACGGTCTTGATGCACTTCGACGCCGTTAAAAATCCCTTCAAATTCATCGAATTTCTGAAGACTTTCTAGATCCTCGGCATTGAAGAACACCTTTTTATGGTCGGCCAAAAGCTGAACTTGATCTAATTTTTTTTGAACATGGGCTAAAAACCCCTCGGGATTGGCATCCAAACCCAGCCCACAGCGCTCGCTCGACAGATTATAGACGGTTTCAAGCACTTTTTGTGAAACATTCTCAAAATCAAACGCGGCTTCATTTTGCAAACGATCCGCGATTGATTTCAGCACGCCCAATTGTTCCAGCCTCTGCTCTTCAAGTTCGCTTA includes:
- a CDS encoding FliI/YscN family ATPase, with the protein product MNDFTNELLRDLDRRLQPSKNAQMSGKVVKFDGLTAHCDGFPARVGSICKIEIGAGNEVFAEVISFKEGLNQLVVFDLGAGVKAGDKVTLVEEGQSISVGDDYLGRVFDAMGAPLDNRAAPIGKDSWPLHGKSMNPLDRRHISTVLNVGVKSINGLLTLAKGQRAGIIAGSGVGKSVLLSMMTKHSDADVIVVGLIGERSREVLEFVDRVFDEKTRKKLCAIAVPADRSPLLRIRGANRATAIAEYFRSKGKNVLLIMDSLTRVAHARREIGLALGELPTSKGYPASVIALISGLIERAGMGSVTEKGSITGIYTVLADGDDTNDPVVDTARAILDGHIVLNRDYANLGIYPAIDVSQSISRVMSDVVNAEHLALSNKLKKLINIYNENRDLILMGGYAAGQDVDLDIAYKIWPDIVNFLKQNPQDNVSVADTVAALKALLGGT